Within Portunus trituberculatus isolate SZX2019 chromosome 18, ASM1759143v1, whole genome shotgun sequence, the genomic segment TTGCTGAAGTAATAAGTGTAATCCTGTGTGTATTTCCGTACACTGTGATATGTGAAGGCTCTACCTGTCCATGGTGGCACCTACTGGTCAGCCTGCCTGGTGATTGATTGGTAACTTACTTGTATTGAATTATGGTCTGAATGCACCACTACCCAAATGTACCACTGCCTGAATGCACCAATCCTTGGTCTGAATGCACCACGTGTAAGGTTCCAATGTACCACATGCCTGGTTGTAATGCACCACTCCCAGCTTGAATGCACCATTCTTTACGGTCCCAATACACCAACCTAAGGCCAGTTGATACTTTACATTTTAGCTCCAATAACTGCTTGTTTACTAATAGTTTAGAAACTGTTTATAAAGAACAGCTTGTTTCCACAGTCTCAACTGAAACAATGGGCCTTACTGCCTGTTTAAAGGTAGTGTGTTTACCAGTAGTTTAGGAGAACTTTCCACAATATCAACACAATGCCTTCAGTCAGTCACAATTCTGGGAGTACAGAGAAGACAACTCCAAGCCTTCAAACCATTTATAATGAATACCATAAGACCTAAGGACTGGATTCACTTTGGATGTGTAGTGTGTGAAGGAGACGTAAGACCACGCCAGGAAGCCATGCAGTGTGATGGCTGCAATGCTTAGCACCAAAGAACTTGTAACTCTGGTATGTAaaacagcattttttttttaaatgatacgataataacaagaatgaaagtACCATCATGGTACCATAGCTAACTGTGGTTTGCATACACTTGGACAATATGTATCTGGTATTCCACgccttgttgttttgtttgagtTTCATTATTGTAAATCCAGCCTCCACTGTGGGCAGATTATGAAAACCACGACATTATTACATCCGAGAGTACCTGAGGAAATGCAGCAAATTAGCACCCCATGGAAAAGATTAAGTCTCCTACTGTGCACCACTAACTTGTAATCAACACTGTTCATTAAGAGCCTCACTTGAATGACAGTATTCAAACTTGGATATGATGGTTGTACTTTTTAACTGTGAGAAAGATACAGTACCGTACTAATAAAGAATGACAAAGACTTGCTGTGTGAtgcttctctttatttgttgctacattcTGGAAACTAACATTTTATTTAAAATTTTATCAGTGATCTTCCAGACACCATAACAGCTGgtaaataataactaataatgaaTACTTTTTAATTGTGTAACAGCATTCAGACTAGGCTGGTGGTGCATTCAGTCTTGTGCTTTCAGGAGATGGTGCATTACGTCATTACCTCTTGTATTCTATCTAGCTTGTTATCGAGAGTAACCGGCcgacgttatctctctctctctctctctctctctctctgtgtgtgtgtgtgtgtgtgtgtgtgtgtgtgtgtgtgtgtgtgtgtgtgtgtgtgtgtgtgtgtgtgtgtgtgtgtgtgtgtgtgtgtgtgtgtgtgtgtgtgtgtgtgtgtgtgtgagaataagATAGGAAAAGATAAAACTCGTTACAAATAGGTTTTCTAGATAcatgcaataatgataataataatgatagtgatgataacaatgataataataataatgataataataataataataaaaataataactaacaataacaaaactacAACAACGAGAAGATCAATAACGCCACAAATGATAACAGTGCAGTAAGGGAGGCAACATTGTTTATTGATCAGGTGACAGAAGCCCGTCACCTCAAAGCTAATAATGACTGCGGCGAGGGTCACTCAGGGAACCACACATGTCAACACTTCGGTCAGCTTCCCCGCCACAGAGACGAGAAACCCTCAGTGCCCAAGTGGGGATCACAAATTTAGCTGCATGTCACCTGAGAATATGCATTAGAGTCTGCCTGTAGGTATACAGAAAGTAGCTCTTAAAGTGTGAAGTGAATGGATgcagggaaaatgagagaaagtacGTAGGCATCTTTAATACAGCGAGTACCACGTGTATGTCTGATGGTTAATTGGTTCACTGgctacctttgttttttctcctgtCCTTACCCTATACACCAACCCCTCTCCCCCGTAGCAGCTGCCTCATGTGTGGTACAGCAGCGGTACAGTACTTCACGTCACTGCTAATTTACTTCACGGAAaacatgtatttctttattatttatttatttatcagttttCAGGTTAACTTacatgatgaaaagaaacaccaaggaatgtgtgtgtgtgtgtgtgtgtgtgtgtgtgtgtgtgtgtttattaaggCCTTCAAGCCAGGAGTCGGTGGGATGCTGTCACcagggggaggagcaggagcggcAGGCAGAGGGCGCGGATGACGGGTGCAGCGTTGCTGGGCCTCCTGTCATTGCAACGGTCCTGGTTACAGAAATAGCCGTTGAAATGGAGGTAGTGAATATCCTCgacttccgttttcttcttcatttggcTGAAGGTCTGATTCATTTGCTTCTGCATCATAACGCTGGGGGCCCGAAACGTGAACGTaccctctgagagagagagagagagagagagagagagagagagagagagagagagagatatgataaTACGTCATCCTGtgttcacatacatacattcatacattatGATACATAAATACTTgcttgcatacatacatacatacatacatacacgcttGGACTGTCCTCTCCTAAAATATCAGCGTTAAGGTTCACACATCGCCACTCGCTAAGACAGCTTccgtggtgtttggtgttgtgtgttgactTTCCCACATTTTCCCCCACCTTCCAGATGCTGGTTTTATTGAAAGGGTTCatcctttcgttcttttctaAACAGAGTTGACTCCAAATTTTTTTCACCGCCTGAACTGTCTTAATTGAATGTCGGAggtggtgagtgaatgagtgaatgagtgaacagAGTACACGACCACTTACCAGGCACATACTGCACCAGCGTCATGCACTCCTTTGCAGTTAATGTATCGACGCGATCACTGTTGAAGTTGTTAAGAGAGCAGTACTTGTTGTTCAAGTGATAGTCGTCTTGATAATTGGAGTTGTATCCTTGACACGCATAGCACTTGATGGCTcctgtgtgagaaagagagagagtccctAGACTTTAGGGTGGTGTGGGGCTGTGGGCGTGTCAGGACAGGCGAGAGGTGTTGCGGCAAAGGGGGCGTGAGGAGAGGGTCATGGAGGCTTTGAGGGAAGACATGTTTGTAATGGTGCGGTCAAGGATTCTATATCTTGTACATTCCTTAGGTGCGGCCGAGGGAGGCAGAGAAAATGGAGTACTGGGGGAGGTTGGTCCGCTGTGGAGACACTTGACGGGAGCAATCcagagaataataatagtaataataataataataataataataataataataataataataatcttaatagcaataatgatgatgataatgataacaataatagtaataataataataataatattaataataataataataataataatgataataatgtttttttgtaaATAAGCTTTAGACTTGCGCCACAACAATGCATTAAGCCGAAATGGAAACCAGAGGAGTGAAAGAATCAGTAGGAGAGAAGCATAATTATAAGGAAGACTGTGTGgcattcctcttatctttcttccctgAGACACAAACAACGCTCCGagacgctctgctctctcaccaccactattttcaaagccaaacagagatgattagccgggttttcaataATGCTTCTCCTATTAATAGTGTTAaagatcttgttaatctgtcactagaactgtaaGATCACTATTGTAAATCCCTGTAGCTTCAATTACATAGAGGTTTTTGAATGtaagtccagagagagagagagagagagagagagagagagagactgactcacCTGCATTAGGGAgcatcgccaccaccgccaccagcatgAGGGTTAGCAGCTTATGCATCCTGAAAGAGAGTATTTGTCTGCAGTTATTGACTATTTTTCGGTTCTTTCTTCGTATATCTGCATAACGATTGACTAAATTTGTCCTTCTTTCGTTCAAGTTTGTGATAATTGACTgattttctatccttcctttgtatttttggCCAAGAACTCAAttcacatttcctctccctaaaaaaaaaaaaaaaactgactcaaGATTCTGCTGGTGACTGGCTGAACAGtaatcccctcctccccctcaccaccacatcagCTAATATGAGTGACACTGGACGCAGACTGCCATACCAGAGTGAACCAAGACTAACTGAGCAGGAATAGAACTACACACACTGAAGACCTTACATTATCAAGACCATCACTCCTTATGCTGTCTGTGTCTTGCTGATCTCTTTAGACAACTTAACGAGCGAATCTATGGTCGTGAAACAAAATGAGAGGaagcaaaagaggaaagaagaaaattatagaaagaaGAAGCGTTTTAAGTTGTGCTTGAAGTTAATTTCTTGATTGATCTCCTTTAGACAACTTAACGAGCGAATCTAAAGCCGTGAAacgaaatgagaggaaggaaagagggaagaagaaaagaatagagagaagtaGTATTTTAAGGAGCCATGTTTTAACTTACTTCCTTGTTTGCTTCTCTTTCGGACACTTTGGGATCGCCAGACGGGAGGAGTGGGCGCTAGAAGGTGGTGAGTTGAAATGAGCGACTCGCCTTTggcgaggaagaaagaagaggggtgGAGGCCGGCCAGGAAGATATGGGGGGGATGGAATGTCGAAAAAGATAAAGTGATtgcggaaggaaaggagggtgtGGGGgattggaggtggaggagaccgGAGAGGGAGTAATGAGTGATCGATATCGATCCCTAGGGGTCGATTTGATCAGTCAAGTGGTCGATGAATATCCAGGGGGTGGAAAGGGGCTGATGAataatcaggaagacggtgaaTATTACTGCTGGTGTCGAAGGGACCGTTGAAGCTTCCACCTGGAAATTCTATTATGTAGATTATAATTTGTAACAATCTGAAGAGATTCAGGTACcattagatttaaaaaaaaaaatatacaatttcTTGAATTTAAACCAGAAATGATATTTTTTCAGTAACTGATCTTGAGAAGTTTAAGGAGGGCTGGCAACACTATCTTCAAGCAACCCTCATTATCTCACAGCTCTACTGCACGTACCAGGCAGGACCCGTACAGGAAGCATTCCTGTTCCGGTTACGTACTGGGTGAGCAAGCGTAACCCCCTACAGGGCTACTCAACTATTATAAGCAAAGGTCCAGTTAGACAAGTTCTAATGTATGCATAGGTCCGGAAACTTTTATTacatgaagtaaagaaaataattaaaacaaccATCTCAGAACAGAAGAGTAAACCATATGATTCTTATTAATTTCATGttcactgtttgttttatttatactaaTTTAGAAAacgtggaaataaaaaaaaagataacaagactAGGATTttttcaacaaaaaaaaaaaaaaaaaaactattaaaaggagaattttaaaatgattttttttttagatgtgtTTGCTGTTTTATGTTATGGTTCTTTAAGTAGTAAAAAATACCTCTTTCAAAACATAACATTATAATGATTATGTGAATTTTTCCTCTTAGAGAATAAAATGAatttacaaatgaaaaaaattaacactaCAGCAAGACTTTAGTGAGAAAAATGAcacttcttgtttcttgttagcTGCCTAAATCTCGGTACTAATTTAGTAACAGCGAGTCGAAGACAGTGGTGGAGGTGTTCACTGGTCATACATGAGCGGAACTTGTTCTTCACAAAGTTCATGGTAGAGAAAGCAGACTCGCAGCAGTAAGTGGAGCCAAACATTGTGAGAATTTGCACTGCAAGTCTGTGAAGAGTGGGAAAATTAGCAGGGGATCCTTCCTTTGACCAAAATGTTTCTGGTGCACAATCACAGAGTACTTGTTTCAGCTCTGCATTCTCTTGAAAGTCAATAAGTTCCAGTTGGATTTTTGCAGCATCTACCCATTTGCAGGTGAGTTTTGCTTCAACTGAAAATTCTGTGatatctgtcactagaaaagGGTTTTGAATGAACAGCAGCAGCTGTTTTCCAAGAACAAAGTCATCAAAGCGTACCTTGAAATTATTGA encodes:
- the LOC123505607 gene encoding uncharacterized protein LOC123505607 yields the protein MHKLLTLMLVAVVAMLPNAGAIKCYACQGYNSNYQDDYHLNNKYCSLNNFNSDRVDTLTAKECMTLVQYVPEGTFTFRAPSVMMQKQMNQTFSQMKKKTEVEDIHYLHFNGYFCNQDRCNDRRPSNAAPVIRALCLPLLLLPLVTASHRLLA